The DNA window ATTTTACAAAATATTATAAAGAAAAAAATGAAAATTTTTTTGAGTTAATGCCTGGAATAACAGGAAAATCTTCTATATATCTAAGAACAATTGAGGTAAAAATGGAGAAAGTAGATGATCCTAAAAAATATTATATCGAAAAAATTATCCCATTAAAAGTAAGACTTAATGAGTATCATTTTGAACATAATGACGTATATTCTAATATCAAAATTATGTTTGAAACTGTTATAAAGCTTATTACAAAATAAAAATAAGGGGTTTACTAGAATATAGTTTTTTATTCTTTCTAGATATTCTAAAAACATATAATTCAACTTTGATAAGAGATTTAGTAGATGAATTTTTAGAAAATAGACATAAGTTAAAAAAGAATAAGAAAGAAAGTCAATTAAATATTAAAAATAATTGAAAAGTTCCTAGAGTAAAAATAGGAACCTACTTTAATATGGAAAATAAATTTGAGAAAACAATAACAATACTAATATTATTTAAAAAATGAAAACTCTTATGAAAAATATAATTTAATAGTTATTTATACTTTGTTTGTATTAACTATTATTAGAAAAAGCAGAATTAAAGAAAAAGGTAGGTATTGAATACTAATGAATAAAATAACTCTTATGATAACAGGAGCAAGTGGATTTATTGGGAGTAATTTTATGGATAAATATAAAAATGAATATAATATAATTCCTGTTGATTTATTAAAAGAAAATCCAGAAGATTTAAGTTTTGACGGAGTTGACTGTATTTTACATCTAGCGGCTTTGGTACATCAAATGAAGGGAGCACCTAGAGAAAAATATTTTCAAGTAAATACAGAATTAACAAGAAGAATTGCTGAAAAAGCAAAAATAAAGGGAGTTAAACATTTTGTTTTTTATAGTACTGTAAAAGTATATGGCTATGATGGAGATTTAAAAAACCATAATTATATATTAAATGAATTTTCAGAATGTAATCCTAAAAATGATCCTTATAGTGAGAGTAAGTGGGAGGCTGAAAAGATTTTAAAAAAGTTAGAAAGTGATAATTTTAGAGTAGCAATTATAAGGCCACCAATGGTTTATGGAAAAGGTGTAAAAGGAAATATGGAGAGTTTAATAAAATTAATAAAAAAAAGTCCAATACTTCCTTTTAAATATGATAAAAATAAAAGAAGTTTAGTGAATATTAATAATTTATTGCATTTAACATATCTAGTTATAAACCAACAAGCACAGGGATTATTTCTTCCACTTGATGAAAAAAATTTGTCTTTGAAGGAGATATTTGAAGGAATAGAAGAGGCAATAGGCATAAGAAGAGTAAATATAAGACTAATTAAGCCATTATTTTGGATATTGACAAAATTAAAACCTAAAATTATGTTAAGATTGTATGGTAGTCTACAATTTAATAATGAAAGAACAAAATCTGAAATTAATTATCAGCCAATAATATCATATAAAGAAGGAATAAAAGAAACAATCCAGTAAAATAGGAGAAATAAAATGGAAAAAATTAAAGATTTTTTATCAAGATTGGGTTTATTTAAATTAGTAAAATACTTTTTAAAGAAACCATATTATTCATATAGAAGAATACATTTTCATAAGTATTCTATGCTTATTTTTCAGGAATTTATGAAGATAGCTGAGGATACAGGAGTTTTGTATATTCCTGTTTATGGAACTTTATTGGGATTTGTAAGAGAAAATAAGATTTTAAATCATGACTTAGATATTGATTTAGGTTTATTTGAAGTTGATAATGAAATAATGAATAAATTTGAACAAATAATACTACAAAAAGGCTTTATTATTGCATCACAAGTTATAATTGAATCTACTAAAGAAGTAATAGAAAAAAGTTATGTAAAAAATAAAATTAAAATAGATGTTTACATAATGAAAAAAAATACAGAAGGGTATAAAATAAAGTTTTGGATGATGCCAAATGATATGAGTTTAAGAGATTATCAAGAAAAAAACGATGGAGTAGATGTATATCAACAAAGTTTTAAAATAGAAGATTTATATGAAAAGAAAATTAATGAAGTATTTTATATAAAGATTCCAACTAATTCAGAGGATATTTTAAATTCCATGTATGGTGAAAATTGGAAAATTCCAGATAAAGATTGGGATGGAAATGAGTTTTACAAAAAATTAAAAATAAATGAAAAAGGAAGGGTTTTGATATGAAGTTTTCTGTATTAATGACAGTGTATATTAATGATAATCCAATATATTTATATAAAGCACTTCTAAGCATTATAAAACAAACTTTGGTACCTACAGAAATAGTAATTGTTAAAGATGGATTGGTTACAGATGAAATTTTAAAAGTTTTGGAGAAAGTAAAAACAAAACATAATAATGTAAAAATTGTTTCATTAGAAGAAAACAAAGGACAAAGTGAAGCTCTAAATCAAGGGCTTTTAAATTGTAGTTATGATTTGGTAGCAAGAATGGATTCAGATGATATAAGTACAAAAAAAAGATTTGAGTTACAAATTAATGTTTTTAATGAAGATTCTTCTATTGATGCAGTTAGTGGAACTACTGAAGATTTTTCAAGTGATGGAAAAAAATATGGAAAAAGGGTACTTCCTCAAGGGGGAGAGGAACTATATCAATTTTCTAAAAAACGTTCTCCATTAAATCATGGGGCTGTTATGTATAAAAAAGAGAAAGTTTTAGCAGTTGGTGGTTATAAGAAATTTATTCAAGTACAAGACTACATATTATGGGCAGATATGTTATCTAATAATTGCAAATTTTATAATTTAAAGGAAGTTCTTTTAAAAGTAAGAGTTGATGATAAATATAGTAGAAAAGGTACTAAAAATTATGTAAAAGAAGAAATTTTACTTCAAAAATATCTTTATAAAGAAGGTTTAATAAGTAAATTTGTTATGTATATGAATATGTTAACTAGAATAGGGGTTAGAATTTTTCCTAAAAAGATTTTATTTTTTATATATAAGAAACTTTTAAGGAGTTAGTTATGTTTGGATATATTATATGTGTCTCTTTTTGTTTTATTATGAAATTAATGAATAGAAAAGAGTTAAAAAATATAACATTAATCTTTCTTACATTATTTACGGGTTTAAGATTTAATGTAGGAGCAGATTATTTATCTTATGGATATATTTTTAATACAATAAAATCTAATCAGAATATAAGAATAGAACCTTTATATTGGTTAATAAATAAAATTTTACCTAATTATATTTTGGTATGTTCTTTTGTAGCTTTTTTATCTCTTTACTTTATCTTTAAGTTTATTAACTACTTAGATGAAAAAAATTTCTATTTTATTTTGTTTGGATATGTTAGTATATACTATCTTCAATGGAATATGAGTACAGTTAGGCAAGGATTAGCAATTTCAATTTTCTTATATTCAACTATCTTTCTTTTTGAAAAAAAATATAAAAAATATTTGTTTTTTATATTAGTGGGAGGATTATTTCATAAAACTTTATTTTTAGCTTTTCTTATCTATCCTATCTTTAAACTTAAGATAAAAGATAGATTTCTAATAATTAGTTTCTTTTGTTTATTTATTTTTAGAAAGGAAATTTTTAGTATATTAGAATTTTTAATTTTAAAGTATAGGATTTCTTATAGCAGTTATATTTTAGGCTTTGTAAAAAATCAATTATTGAATTCAGGAATAAAAAAAACATTTATAATTAGAGTTTTAATATACTTATCTATAGCCTATTTAAGTAAAAAACAAATATTAAAAACTAATTATAAAGTATATGTTATAAAAAAAATAGCTTGTTTTTTAATGTTATCTAATCTTTTACTTCAAAGTTATGGTAATGTAGCTATAAGAGCTATAAAACCTTATGAAATCTTTATTGTTTTATCTTTTTTTTATCTTATAAAATACTTAACTAGAATTACTTTAAAGTTAAAACAAATTTCCATAATGTTTATTACTACAATATACTTTTTTTACTATGTAAGTATAGGTTCTATGTATTATCCTTATGAAACTATTTTTGTAAAAAAAAATTATGAAAACAAAGTTATAAAATTACATCCTATTAAATATTATAAAACAAGAAAAATATTTAAAGATGAAGGATACTCTGAAGAACAAATAGATGAATTTTATCGTATAAGAGGAGTAATAAAATGAAGTGGAAAAAGCATATCAGAACATTGATGTTAAAAAACTATTTATTTAATAGATTTGTACTATATATTAGAAGAGCTATTTTTTTTTCAAGTTATTTAAAAATGAAAAGAAATAGTAAAAAAGAAGTATGGGAAATTAAAGAATTATCAGAAGAATTGAAAAATAGTTCTACTGAGTGGTGTTTAGATGCTTCAAATTTTGGAATAGGCTGGAGTTTAGAAAAGTATATAAAAAGTACAAAAGTCAAAAAATATTATTTAGAACATGGTTTATTTTTGGGAGAGTTTATTCATGAAGACACTTTATATGTAAATACAGATTATTTTTTAGTACAATCTCCTTATAGAAAAGAAGTATTAGAAAGAAAATTTAAATCAAAAAAAATTATTGAAATAGGTTCTTATATAAATTATGCTGAGGATTATTATTCAGAAGAAAAAATAAAAGTTTTAAAAGAAAAATTTGGTAAAACTTTAGTTGTATTTCCTTCACATTCAACTTCTGAAATAACATCAGAATATGATAAAGAAAGTTTAATAAAAGAGATTTTGTCAATAAAAATAAGATATGGATTTAAAACAATTATAGTTTGTCTTTTTTATAAAGATGTACAAAGAAATGAAAACACTGAATATGAAAAAAATAATTTTTTAGTTGTAACAGCAGGTAATAGATTTGATGATAATTTTTTGTCTAGATTAAAATCTATTATTAAATTATCAGATATGACAATGTCAAATAATGTGGGAAGTCATATAGGATATTGTTTAGCTTTAGGAAAAGCTCATTATATATATAAACAAGAAATTGAAGTGAAATCAACAGAACAATTAAAGAGTTTAGAAGAATGGAAGAATAGATTTAGCAAGGAAGAATGGGAAACATTAGACAAAGAAAGAAGTAAAATATATAATACTTTTAAAGAGTATTCTGAATCTATAAGTACAGAACAATTTAAGTTAGGGCAATATTATTTTGGAATCAATAATAAAAAAACAATAGATGAAATGAAAGAAATTATAGGAGGTTAGATATGTTAGATAATAAGGTGATATTAGTAACAGGGGGGACAGGTTCTTTTGGGAATAAGTTTATAGAAAGGATATTAAAAGAATATAATCCTAAAAAAATAATCATTTATTCTAGAGATGAATTTAAACAAGATTTAATGTACAAAAATTTTCTAGCAAAATATGGTAAAGAAAAAATTGGTAAATTAAGATTTTTTATAGGTGATGTTAGAGATAAGGAAAGATTATATAGAGCTTTTAATAAAGTTGATTATGTAATCCATGCAGCAGCAATGAAACAAGTTCCAGCATGTGAGTATAATCCTTTTGAAGCAATTAAAACAAATATCAATGGTGCAGAAAACATAATAGAAGCAGCAATAGATAGAGGAGTAAAAAAGGTAGTAGCTTTATCAACTGATAAAGCAGTGAGTCCAATTAATTTATATGGAGGAACAAAGTTAGTTTCAGATAAGATTTTTATATCTGCAAATGCTTATTCAGGAGAAGAAGGACCAACTTTTTCAATAGTTAGATATGGTAATGTTGCTGGAAGTAGAGGATCAGTTATTCCATTTTTTAAACAATTATTATCACAAGGAAAAACAGAACTTCCTATAACTGATATACAAATGACTAGATTTTGGATGGTTCTAGATGATGCTGTTAATTTAGTATTAAAGGCTTTAGAAGAGTCAAAAGGTGGAGAAACTTTTGTATTTAAAAATCCTTCATTCTTAATAACAGAACTTGCAAAGGCTTTGAATCCAAATGGAAAAATAAAAGAAGTAGGAATTAGAGAAGGGGAAAAAATTCATGAAGTAATGATAACAAGAGATGATGCAAGATATACCTATGATTATGGAAATTATTATGTTATATATCCTAATTTTGAGTGGTGGAACAAAGAAAAGATAAAAAGTGGCGGGAAATTAATTCCAAAAAATTGGGATTATAATTCAGGAACTAATGATTGGTGGTTAAATGCAGAAGAGTTAAGAGAAAAAATAGAAAAGTTGGAAATTAAATATTAAAATTAAGAGGTCACACAATGAAATTATGTTTAGGGACAGTTCAATTTGGACTAAATTATGGAATAGAGAAAAAAAAAATAGAGACCAATGAGATAAATAAGATTTTGATAACTGCATTAGAAAATGAAATAAAGATATTAGATACTGCACAAAATTATGGAGATTCAGAGAAACTAATTGGAAATTTTGAAAAAAGAAATTATTTTAAAATCATATCTAAAGTATCTTCTGATTCTTTAAATAATATGAATGATTTAAGAGAATTAGAGATACTATTACAAAATTCAATGAATAATTTAAAAATTCCCTCTTTAGATGGACTTTTATTACATAAAGGTGAAGATTTAAAAAATAAAGTATTCTTAAAAAATTTAAATATTTTAAAACAAAATGGATATTTTCAAAATTTTGGAGTCTCAATATATTCTCCAGAAGAGGCTATCATAGCATTAGAGCTTGAGGATATAAGTTATATCCAAGTTCCATATAATATATTAGACACTAGACTAGATAAAATAAATTTTTTTGAAAAAGCAAAAAAAAATAATAAAACAATATTTGTAAGAAGTATTTTTTTACAAGGGGTTTTGTTAAAAGAGAATTCAAAATATCCAAAATTTTTAGAACCTTTAAAAGCATATAATCAACTTATTGAAAATGAAATAAAAGAAATAGGCTGCACTAAATTAGACTTCTTACTTAATTTTATAAAGAGTATTAAAGAAATTGATTATATTATAGTGGGGATAGATAGTTTAAAAAATTTAGAAGAAATTATAAGGGCATATAATTATAGTGGATTAGAAGCTTATAACTATAATAATTTAAGAAGCAACTTTATAAATATTTCTGAGGATATTTTAAATCCTAGTTTATGGAGGGGATGTTAATGAAAAGTTTATTTTGTTTACAAGATAAAGTTATATTGATTACAGGTGGGAATGGTCATTTAGGAAAAGCTATGTGTCATGCATTAGCAGAATATGGAGCAACATTGATATTAGGAAGCAGAAATGTACAAAAAAATAAAGAGCTTTGTGAAGAATTAACTAAATTATATAATAATACTAATATTTCATTAGAACTTGATTTGGAAGATAGAAAAAATGTAATAGTTAAAATAAAAGATTTGATAGATGAATATGGAAGAATAGATATATTAATTAATAATTCATATTATGGATTTAGTGGAAAATTTCATGAAATGGATTATGAGAGTTGGAATAGAGGGATTGAAGGAAGTGTTGGAACAGTATTTCTTTGTACAAGAACAGTAATTAATGAGATGCTAAAGATAGGAAAAGGAAAAATAATAAATATAGCTTCTATGTATGGAATAAATGCACCTAATGTTACTGAATTATATGATGGTGAGTCATGTGAAAAGTATTATAATCCTGTAAATTATGGAGTTGGTAAAGCTGGTATAATACAATTTACAAAGTATATAGCAGCAGTATATGGTAAAGAAGGTATAATATGTAATTCTATTTCGCCTGGTCCGTTTCCAAATTTTGAAATACAGAAAAATAAAATTTTTGTGGAAAGATTGAGTAATAAGGTTCCTTTAAAGAGAGTTGGACAACCAGAAGACTTAAAAGGAGCAATTGTATTTTTATGTTCTGATTCATCTAATTATGTAAATGGACATAATTTAGTTATAGATGGAGGATGGACAATATGGTAATATTGTTTAAATAAAGGAATAGTATTAAAATACGATACTAAGATAGTGAATAGTAGTAATAAGTTTTATAAGTATAAATACAAAAAACAAGGAGGTAAAATGTATAATATACTTGAAGTGGCTAGTTGCCATGGTGGAGATATAAATTACTTATATTCTTTAATAGAAAAATATAGTATTTTTAATAAGAGTGATAATTTTGGAATAAAATTTCAACCTTTTAAGTACGATTTAATTGCAACTAAAGATTACTCAAATTACTCAATATACAAAGATTTATTCTTTGCTAAAAATGAATGGAAAGATATAATTAGAAAAGCTTTTTGTACAAAGGATATATGGTTAGATATTTTTGATGAATATAGTTTGGATATTTTAGAAGATAACTTAGAAAATATTAAAGGAATAAAATTTCAAACTTCAATATTAGATAATTTAATTATATTTAACAGACTAAAAAATATAAAAACTGATAATTTACACCTAATTTTAAATATTGCAGGTAGAAGTTTAGAAGATATAGAGAAAATTTTAGAAAAATATTCAAACTTACATTTTAAAGAAGTCTATTTAGAAGTTGGATTTCAAGGTTATCCTACAGCTTTAGAAGATTGTGGTATAAGTAAGATTTCTACTTTGAAGAAAAGATTTCAAGACATAAAAATAGTTTTTGCAGATCATACAGATTCTCAAACTGAAGAAGCAGTAATATTGCCAATATTAGTTGGTTTTGAAAATTGTGATATTATTGAGAAACATATTATGTTAGATAGGAAAAAAACAAAATATGATTTCTATTCTAGTCTAACATTTGAACAATATGTTAAATTTATTGAAATACAAAAAAAGTATTTTAAGTTAAAAGAAGAAGATTTTATTAATGAAAGAGAAGTTGAATATTTTAAAAAATCTGTTCAAATACCTATATTAAATAAAGATAAAAAATCTGGAGAATTGATAGATATAGAGAATGATTTTGAGTTTAGAAGAACAGATTCTTTAGGTTTAAATCTACTTGAAATAAAAAAATTCGTATCTGAAAAATATATTCTAGCTTCAGATAAGAAAAAAGGTGAAACAATACAAGAAGAAGATTTAAAAAAAGCTAACATTGCTGTTATTATTGCATGTCGTTTAAAGTCTTCGCGTCTAAAGAGAAAAGCCTTATTAAAAATTGGAGCTCTTTCTTCAATAGAAATGTGTATCAAAAATGTATTGAAGTTTGAGGATATTAATTCAGTTGTTTTAGCTACATCAACAACAGAAGAAGATTCTGAACTAAAAGATTATATATATAATAAATCAGTTATTTTTCATCAAGGAGACCCAAATGATGTTATCCAAAGATATATAGATATCATCAACAAAAAAAATTATGATGTAATAGTAAGAGTAACAGGTGATTGTCCATATCTATCTAAGGACATATGTAAATTTGTACTAGATAATCATTTTGAAAAAGGAGCAGAATATTCAAATGGTATAGGAGCTGCAATTGGAACAAATGTAGAAATTATGAATACTTTATCTTTAAAAGAAATAAAAAAATATTTTCCTAAAGCAGACTATTCAGAATATATGACATGGTATTTTCAAAATAATCCAGAAGTATTTAAATTAAACTATGTAGATTTACCAGATAAATGGAAAAGAGACTATCGTTTAACTTTGGATTATCAAGAAGATTTAGACTTATTTAATAAAGTTGAAGAATATTTTTCTAAAAATAATATTAATTATACTATAGATAATTTATTTGACTTTTTAGATAAAAATCCAGAAATAAGTAAAATTAATTTAAATATGCCTGTACGATATTATGTTGATAAAGAATTAATTGCAACTCTTGATAGAGAAAC is part of the Fusobacterium nucleatum genome and encodes:
- the pseB gene encoding UDP-N-acetylglucosamine 4,6-dehydratase (inverting), producing MLDNKVILVTGGTGSFGNKFIERILKEYNPKKIIIYSRDEFKQDLMYKNFLAKYGKEKIGKLRFFIGDVRDKERLYRAFNKVDYVIHAAAMKQVPACEYNPFEAIKTNINGAENIIEAAIDRGVKKVVALSTDKAVSPINLYGGTKLVSDKIFISANAYSGEEGPTFSIVRYGNVAGSRGSVIPFFKQLLSQGKTELPITDIQMTRFWMVLDDAVNLVLKALEESKGGETFVFKNPSFLITELAKALNPNGKIKEVGIREGEKIHEVMITRDDARYTYDYGNYYVIYPNFEWWNKEKIKSGGKLIPKNWDYNSGTNDWWLNAEELREKIEKLEIKY
- a CDS encoding EpsG family protein is translated as MKLMNRKELKNITLIFLTLFTGLRFNVGADYLSYGYIFNTIKSNQNIRIEPLYWLINKILPNYILVCSFVAFLSLYFIFKFINYLDEKNFYFILFGYVSIYYLQWNMSTVRQGLAISIFLYSTIFLFEKKYKKYLFFILVGGLFHKTLFLAFLIYPIFKLKIKDRFLIISFFCLFIFRKEIFSILEFLILKYRISYSSYILGFVKNQLLNSGIKKTFIIRVLIYLSIAYLSKKQILKTNYKVYVIKKIACFLMLSNLLLQSYGNVAIRAIKPYEIFIVLSFFYLIKYLTRITLKLKQISIMFITTIYFFYYVSIGSMYYPYETIFVKKNYENKVIKLHPIKYYKTRKIFKDEGYSEEQIDEFYRIRGVIK
- a CDS encoding N-acetylneuraminate synthase family protein, translating into MYNILEVASCHGGDINYLYSLIEKYSIFNKSDNFGIKFQPFKYDLIATKDYSNYSIYKDLFFAKNEWKDIIRKAFCTKDIWLDIFDEYSLDILEDNLENIKGIKFQTSILDNLIIFNRLKNIKTDNLHLILNIAGRSLEDIEKILEKYSNLHFKEVYLEVGFQGYPTALEDCGISKISTLKKRFQDIKIVFADHTDSQTEEAVILPILVGFENCDIIEKHIMLDRKKTKYDFYSSLTFEQYVKFIEIQKKYFKLKEEDFINEREVEYFKKSVQIPILNKDKKSGELIDIENDFEFRRTDSLGLNLLEIKKFVSEKYILASDKKKGETIQEEDLKKANIAVIIACRLKSSRLKRKALLKIGALSSIEMCIKNVLKFEDINSVVLATSTTEEDSELKDYIYNKSVIFHQGDPNDVIQRYIDIINKKNYDVIVRVTGDCPYLSKDICKFVLDNHFEKGAEYSNGIGAAIGTNVEIMNTLSLKEIKKYFPKADYSEYMTWYFQNNPEVFKLNYVDLPDKWKRDYRLTLDYQEDLDLFNKVEEYFSKNNINYTIDNLFDFLDKNPEISKINLNMPVRYYVDKELIATLDRETKIKK
- a CDS encoding NAD-dependent epimerase/dehydratase family protein; the encoded protein is MNKITLMITGASGFIGSNFMDKYKNEYNIIPVDLLKENPEDLSFDGVDCILHLAALVHQMKGAPREKYFQVNTELTRRIAEKAKIKGVKHFVFYSTVKVYGYDGDLKNHNYILNEFSECNPKNDPYSESKWEAEKILKKLESDNFRVAIIRPPMVYGKGVKGNMESLIKLIKKSPILPFKYDKNKRSLVNINNLLHLTYLVINQQAQGLFLPLDEKNLSLKEIFEGIEEAIGIRRVNIRLIKPLFWILTKLKPKIMLRLYGSLQFNNERTKSEINYQPIISYKEGIKETIQ
- a CDS encoding SDR family oxidoreductase; translation: MEGMLMKSLFCLQDKVILITGGNGHLGKAMCHALAEYGATLILGSRNVQKNKELCEELTKLYNNTNISLELDLEDRKNVIVKIKDLIDEYGRIDILINNSYYGFSGKFHEMDYESWNRGIEGSVGTVFLCTRTVINEMLKIGKGKIINIASMYGINAPNVTELYDGESCEKYYNPVNYGVGKAGIIQFTKYIAAVYGKEGIICNSISPGPFPNFEIQKNKIFVERLSNKVPLKRVGQPEDLKGAIVFLCSDSSNYVNGHNLVIDGGWTIW
- a CDS encoding aldo/keto reductase; protein product: MKLCLGTVQFGLNYGIEKKKIETNEINKILITALENEIKILDTAQNYGDSEKLIGNFEKRNYFKIISKVSSDSLNNMNDLRELEILLQNSMNNLKIPSLDGLLLHKGEDLKNKVFLKNLNILKQNGYFQNFGVSIYSPEEAIIALELEDISYIQVPYNILDTRLDKINFFEKAKKNNKTIFVRSIFLQGVLLKENSKYPKFLEPLKAYNQLIENEIKEIGCTKLDFLLNFIKSIKEIDYIIVGIDSLKNLEEIIRAYNYSGLEAYNYNNLRSNFINISEDILNPSLWRGC
- a CDS encoding glycosyltransferase, yielding MKFSVLMTVYINDNPIYLYKALLSIIKQTLVPTEIVIVKDGLVTDEILKVLEKVKTKHNNVKIVSLEENKGQSEALNQGLLNCSYDLVARMDSDDISTKKRFELQINVFNEDSSIDAVSGTTEDFSSDGKKYGKRVLPQGGEELYQFSKKRSPLNHGAVMYKKEKVLAVGGYKKFIQVQDYILWADMLSNNCKFYNLKEVLLKVRVDDKYSRKGTKNYVKEEILLQKYLYKEGLISKFVMYMNMLTRIGVRIFPKKILFFIYKKLLRS